From Mobula hypostoma chromosome 8, sMobHyp1.1, whole genome shotgun sequence, the proteins below share one genomic window:
- the LOC134350078 gene encoding pancreatic progenitor cell differentiation and proliferation factor-like gives MASIPITGSLAATHDYYRRCLGSAWFSSCGSSEHIGEVIPHHPGLPKSASGQWWISFFFGKTQNHPVMTTLTESSESGKINCILPQEMVRKRHASEPSKASS, from the coding sequence ATGGCATCCATTCCAATAACTGGATCACTTGCAGCAACCCATGATTATTACCGGAGATGCCTTGGTTCAGCTTGGTTCAGCTCCTGTGGCAGCTCTGAGCATATTGGGGAAGTGATTCCACACCACCCAGGATTACCAAAGTCTGCATCGGGCCAATGGTGGATCAGTTTTTTCTTTGGAAAAACACAGAACCATCCAGTGATGACAACTCTCACTGAGTCATCAGAGAGTGGGAAGATAAACTGCATCTTGCCTCAAGAAATGGTGAGGAAGAGGCATGCCAGTGAGCCCAGCAAAGCTTCATCTTAA